A genomic segment from Glycine max cultivar Williams 82 chromosome 1, Glycine_max_v4.0, whole genome shotgun sequence encodes:
- the LOC102660922 gene encoding protein FD, translating to MEEVWKDINLATLNEQSTISTRPNVEGVMFQDFLARPFTTIDPPNTTLLSSASSETAANSLFSPASPAPPLVTLSLSSLPHHHHFRFEHPSSLPPPPSNKRFAQPADHCSTIGDRRNKRMIKNRESAARSRARKQAYTNELELEVEHLKEENARLKRQQQQLYEAAVSEQKKKGTLCRASTAPF from the exons ATGGAAGAGGTGTGGAAAGACATTAACCTGGCTACCTTAAATGAGCAAAGCACCATTAGTACTCGCCCCAACGTCGAAGGCGTTATGTTTCAAGACTTTCTGGCTCGACCCTTCACCACCATTGACCCACCAAACACCACCTTACTTTCCTCTGCCTCTTCAGAAACCGCCGCTAATTCTCTTTTCTCCCCTGCCTCTCCTGCCCCACCTCTCGTCACTCTCAGCTTGAGCTCTCTCCCTCATCACCACCACTTCCGTTTCGAACACCCCTCCTCACTCCCTCCTCCACCCTCCAACAAAAGATTTGCTCAACCTGCTGACCATTGCAGCACCATAGGCGACAGAAGAAATAAGCGCATGATCAAGAATCGCGAGTCCGCTGCACGATCGCGTGCTAGAAAACAG GCTTACACGAATGAACTGGAGCTTGAAGTTGAGCACTTAAAGGAAGAGAACGCAAGGCTCAAAAGACAGCAACAACAG TTGTATGAAGCCGCAGTCAGTGAGCAAAAGAAGAAGGGCACCCTATGTCGAGCATCTACGGCACCATTTTGA